A single window of Nitrospinota bacterium DNA harbors:
- a CDS encoding SPOR domain-containing protein, producing MKRINLLTEGHGLRYAPAQPISDETTPHSAWRRGPRSPRRGAGKPLVALALIVLLAGGGWWVYQEFGPWGLRLKSLRQSLVGLMPSKPPGAPPSAPTPKPPEAKAPQPPAAAAPSHPPPGVKAAQVGRWYRSDRAYPFSILVASFRKEASAAAFAGSLASAGHPVTVAPTNLGARGRWHRVVLVRYGASSDARKAAALLKGKQPITDTLVLQLPYSVEVGREREKAAAEAARAALASKGFLAHIFPEAAGPDEPVTFLLLAGAFSSKGQAEAFATTLKQAGLEAKVVIP from the coding sequence GTGAAGAGAATAAACCTGCTCACCGAAGGCCACGGCCTGCGCTACGCCCCGGCTCAACCAATCTCAGATGAGACAACCCCTCATTCTGCCTGGCGTCGAGGACCAAGGTCGCCACGCAGAGGGGCTGGTAAGCCTCTCGTGGCTCTCGCCTTGATTGTTCTCTTGGCCGGAGGGGGGTGGTGGGTCTATCAAGAATTCGGCCCGTGGGGTCTTCGTCTTAAGTCTCTCCGCCAGAGCCTGGTTGGACTGATGCCCTCTAAGCCCCCAGGCGCCCCACCCTCGGCGCCTACGCCTAAGCCACCTGAAGCGAAAGCGCCACAACCGCCGGCCGCCGCCGCACCCTCCCATCCCCCGCCGGGTGTCAAGGCGGCCCAGGTGGGCCGATGGTATCGTTCAGACCGGGCGTATCCCTTCTCCATTCTCGTGGCCTCATTCCGCAAGGAGGCTTCAGCGGCGGCCTTCGCCGGGAGCTTGGCCTCGGCCGGCCACCCGGTCACCGTTGCCCCAACGAACCTCGGCGCGCGGGGACGATGGCATCGGGTAGTCCTCGTCCGGTACGGGGCCAGTAGCGATGCTAGGAAAGCCGCCGCCCTTCTCAAGGGCAAGCAACCAATTACCGACACGCTCGTCCTCCAGTTGCCCTATTCTGTCGAGGTAGGACGGGAGCGGGAAAAAGCGGCCGCTGAGGCTGCCCGTGCCGCACTCGCCTCAAAAGGGTTTCTGGCCCATATCTTTCCCGAAGCGGCGGGCCCTGACGAGCCGGTGACCTTCCTCCTACTGGCGGGAGCCTTTTCCTCCAAGGGTCAAGCAGAGGCCTTCGCCACCACCCTCAAGCAAGCCGGCCTTGAGGCCAAAGTCGTAATCCCGTAG
- the aroF gene encoding 3-deoxy-7-phosphoheptulonate synthase, whose translation MIIIMKPDATEENLETLTGKLEGLGLAVHISKGVDRIIIGAIGDTAILREEPIEVYPGVDTVQPIMQPFKLAGREFHPNDTLIDMGPVTIGGERVHVMAGPCSVEGREIMLETAQECKAAGATILRGGAFKPRTSPYSFQGLGEEGLQILAEAREATGMLIITECMDARDTELVHRYTDIFQIGARNMQNFTLLKEVGAQEKPVMLKRGMSATIKDLLMSAEYVMAHGNHQVLLCERGIRTFETETRNTLDLSAVPVLQALSHLPVVVDPSHGTGVWKYVAPMARGGVAVGADALMIEVHPRPEEAKSDGPQALVPSRFKDLMNELRDIAQAVGRTI comes from the coding sequence ATGATTATCATAATGAAGCCCGACGCCACGGAGGAGAACCTCGAAACACTCACAGGGAAGCTTGAGGGATTGGGCCTCGCGGTCCATATCTCCAAAGGCGTTGACCGGATCATCATAGGGGCCATCGGCGACACCGCCATCTTGCGGGAGGAGCCTATAGAGGTCTACCCGGGCGTGGACACGGTCCAGCCCATCATGCAGCCCTTCAAGCTCGCTGGCAGGGAGTTTCACCCAAATGACACTCTCATCGACATGGGGCCGGTCACCATTGGGGGTGAGCGGGTACACGTCATGGCCGGCCCGTGCTCGGTAGAGGGGCGTGAGATTATGCTCGAGACGGCCCAGGAGTGCAAGGCTGCCGGGGCGACCATCCTTAGGGGCGGGGCCTTCAAGCCCCGCACGAGCCCGTATTCCTTCCAGGGCCTGGGCGAAGAGGGCCTCCAAATCCTGGCCGAAGCCCGGGAGGCCACAGGGATGCTCATTATCACCGAATGCATGGACGCTCGGGACACCGAGCTCGTCCACCGCTATACCGACATCTTCCAGATCGGCGCGCGCAACATGCAGAACTTCACACTGCTAAAAGAGGTCGGCGCTCAGGAAAAGCCCGTCATGCTCAAGCGGGGAATGAGCGCCACCATTAAGGACCTACTGATGAGCGCCGAATACGTTATGGCTCATGGAAACCACCAGGTCTTGCTCTGCGAGCGGGGCATCCGGACCTTCGAGACCGAGACCCGCAACACCCTCGATCTCTCGGCCGTTCCCGTCCTCCAAGCCCTCTCCCACTTGCCCGTGGTGGTGGACCCGAGCCACGGTACCGGTGTGTGGAAGTACGTGGCCCCGATGGCGAGGGGGGGGGTGGCTGTCGGGGCGGACGCCCTGATGATTGAGGTCCACCCCCGTCCGGAGGAAGCCAAGAGCGACGGGCCTCAGGCACTCGTCCCGTCGAGGTTCAAGGACTTGATGAACGAGCTGCGAGACATAGCTCAGGCCGTTGGCCGGACGATTTAG
- a CDS encoding prephenate dehydrogenase/arogenate dehydrogenase family protein — MEVHFRRLTIIGVGLIGGSLARVCRKKGLADELVGVGRGRKNLELAVELGVIDRWSHEVEEGVDGADGVVLATPMGTIIPLAKRMAPHIEAGCLVTDVGSTKASVVEPLERLLQPSAAFVGGHPIAGTEKSGVEASFETLFEGFPCILTPTDRTDTEALARVQSLWEACGMSVVCMDPDTHDTLMAGVSHLPHMVAYALINTVTGLSSNDHDAVAYSAGGFRDFTRIAASDPTMWRDICLTNREPLLAMIDRFSGSLAELREAIEGADGEAMQELFAAARRIREGL, encoded by the coding sequence ATGGAGGTCCACTTTCGCCGACTGACCATCATCGGTGTGGGACTTATCGGTGGCTCCCTGGCTCGGGTGTGCCGCAAAAAGGGCCTTGCTGATGAGCTGGTCGGCGTCGGCCGAGGCCGGAAAAACCTGGAGTTGGCCGTTGAGCTAGGGGTCATCGACCGATGGAGCCACGAGGTGGAAGAGGGTGTGGATGGGGCCGACGGCGTCGTGCTGGCCACCCCCATGGGAACTATCATCCCCCTGGCCAAACGTATGGCGCCTCATATCGAAGCTGGCTGCTTAGTGACCGACGTCGGCTCGACCAAGGCCTCCGTTGTAGAACCACTGGAGCGCCTCCTTCAGCCGTCGGCGGCATTCGTGGGCGGACACCCCATCGCCGGAACAGAAAAGAGCGGGGTCGAGGCATCCTTCGAGACCTTGTTCGAGGGCTTCCCTTGCATTCTTACTCCAACGGATCGGACCGACACCGAAGCCTTGGCCCGGGTCCAGTCGCTCTGGGAGGCCTGCGGGATGTCGGTGGTTTGCATGGACCCGGACACGCATGATACGCTCATGGCCGGAGTTAGCCACCTGCCCCACATGGTGGCCTACGCCCTGATTAATACCGTTACGGGCCTCTCCTCTAACGACCATGATGCCGTGGCCTACTCGGCCGGCGGGTTTCGCGATTTCACCAGGATTGCCGCCAGCGACCCAACCATGTGGCGCGACATCTGCCTCACAAACCGCGAGCCCCTCTTGGCCATGATCGACCGGTTCTCCGGCTCCCTGGCCGAGCTCCGAGAGGCCATCGAAGGGGCCGACGGGGAGGCTATGCAGGAGCTCTTCGCCGCCGCGCGCAGGATTCGAGAGGGGTTGTAG
- a CDS encoding OmpH family outer membrane protein, with protein MKRHRGPDQIRNLLVPIALSCALLLFLAGPVAAEPVKIGYVDIQLVIDESTLGQQANAKLRKDFERRAAELKNLDKELEKVRKELDSKGSVMSVERRRQMEEEFRRDRRDFKRADRDNREEFNIKRKQLLVDILPKIVKAVQAIGKERGYTLILQNKPDILLYLADRVDVTSEVIARLNAEAPAQ; from the coding sequence ATGAAACGCCACAGAGGGCCGGATCAGATACGAAATTTACTGGTTCCGATCGCCTTGTCCTGCGCCCTCCTTCTTTTTCTAGCAGGGCCCGTCGCCGCCGAGCCCGTCAAGATCGGTTACGTCGACATTCAACTAGTCATTGATGAGTCTACTCTAGGCCAGCAGGCCAATGCCAAGCTCCGAAAGGATTTTGAGCGTCGGGCCGCTGAGTTGAAGAATCTGGATAAAGAACTCGAAAAGGTGCGAAAGGAGCTGGATTCCAAAGGTTCGGTGATGAGCGTTGAGCGAAGACGGCAGATGGAAGAGGAATTCCGTAGAGACCGACGGGACTTCAAGCGGGCTGACCGGGACAACAGGGAAGAGTTCAACATCAAGCGCAAGCAGCTCTTAGTCGATATATTGCCTAAGATTGTCAAAGCAGTCCAGGCTATCGGGAAGGAACGGGGCTACACCCTCATCCTCCAGAATAAGCCAGATATTCTATTATACCTGGCCGACCGCGTGGATGTGACCAGCGAGGTCATCGCGCGGCTCAACGCCGAAGCCCCCGCCCAGTGA
- a CDS encoding tetratricopeptide repeat protein: MRRSLACLFILVLAWGSVAGAEAPSAESLYRQGVALAAEGRGKDARKAFEAAVAADPSHVQALFSLGVINDREGRLPEAEAAYRRAVKADPSLARGYVNLGSVLARQGRSTEAEAAFQQALSQNPYMAEAYLNLGAVAANQGKLDEAIARLQRAIEIKPELVEAYVNLGAAYAAKAQWSTALESYDRAAAIEPSQALIHFHRGRALAHLGRYEEAIASNRRALELNPRNAAAANNLGLALRRQGKVDEAVAAYQQALAIDPTYSDAAYNLAVAYEHNAEGVRYGPGYRIDEAIATYRRTLTLDPDDLEARYNLGVNLLRRESYEEARQTVDAVLAQQPGHIKALVNRGVALHGLKRYKEAVADLRAALAQNPRHTRAYVNLGIVYGEMGRRAEEIDAYNKAVAIDPSLAEAHLNLGAALAHAGRLEEAVAALKKSLAHDANLPDAHFNLSVIYNRLGFVREAAREEQLYRAMSNP, encoded by the coding sequence TTGCGCAGATCTCTCGCATGCCTGTTCATCTTGGTGCTTGCTTGGGGATCCGTCGCGGGAGCCGAGGCGCCGTCGGCCGAGAGCCTCTACCGCCAGGGGGTAGCGCTGGCCGCAGAAGGCCGGGGTAAAGATGCCAGGAAGGCCTTCGAGGCGGCTGTCGCCGCCGACCCGTCCCACGTACAGGCGCTCTTCAGCCTTGGGGTGATCAACGACCGGGAGGGCCGGCTTCCAGAGGCGGAAGCCGCCTACCGAAGGGCCGTTAAGGCCGACCCTTCCCTCGCCCGGGGCTACGTCAACCTGGGCTCGGTCTTGGCCCGACAGGGCCGCTCCACCGAGGCCGAGGCCGCTTTTCAGCAAGCCCTTTCTCAGAACCCCTACATGGCCGAGGCCTACCTCAACCTGGGGGCGGTGGCCGCCAATCAGGGCAAGCTGGATGAAGCCATCGCAAGACTTCAGCGGGCGATTGAGATCAAGCCGGAGCTGGTGGAGGCCTACGTCAACTTGGGAGCCGCTTACGCAGCCAAGGCGCAATGGTCCACGGCATTGGAGTCATACGACAGGGCGGCGGCCATCGAGCCGAGCCAGGCTCTCATCCACTTTCATCGGGGCCGGGCGCTGGCCCACCTGGGCCGCTACGAAGAGGCCATCGCATCCAACCGCCGTGCCCTGGAGCTCAACCCCCGAAACGCGGCGGCTGCCAACAATCTGGGGCTGGCGCTGCGCCGACAAGGGAAGGTTGATGAGGCCGTGGCCGCCTACCAGCAGGCTCTGGCCATTGACCCCACATACTCCGATGCCGCATACAATCTGGCCGTGGCCTACGAGCATAACGCCGAGGGGGTCCGTTACGGGCCTGGCTACCGTATCGATGAGGCCATAGCGACCTACCGGCGTACCCTGACCCTCGATCCCGACGACTTAGAGGCCCGATACAACCTGGGTGTCAACCTCCTTAGGCGCGAATCGTATGAGGAAGCCCGACAGACCGTCGATGCGGTTCTAGCCCAGCAGCCCGGCCACATCAAAGCGCTTGTCAACCGAGGGGTGGCTCTCCATGGCCTTAAGCGTTATAAGGAAGCGGTGGCCGACTTGCGCGCCGCCTTGGCCCAAAACCCCCGTCACACCAGGGCCTACGTCAACTTGGGTATCGTATACGGTGAGATGGGGCGCCGGGCCGAGGAAATTGACGCCTACAATAAGGCGGTCGCCATCGACCCGTCTCTCGCTGAGGCTCACCTCAACCTCGGGGCGGCCCTGGCCCACGCAGGAAGGCTCGAAGAGGCCGTTGCGGCGCTTAAAAAATCCTTGGCCCACGACGCCAACCTGCCCGATGCCCATTTCAACCTCTCGGTCATTTACAACCGCCTGGGCTTCGTTCGAGAGGCCGCAAGAGAGGAGCAGCTCTATCGGGCGATGTCTAACCCCTGA
- the pheA gene encoding prephenate dehydratase yields MSVLYPHGQELAVDAIDKLRRNIDEIDAEILKLLNQRAELAVDIGKEKSKRQVPYHVPEREREIYERLERLNEGPFNNESLRAVFREIFSATLSLEEPLTVAYLGPRATFTHQACLEQFGLSARFLPFHSIQEVFEEVERDRVQYGVIPIENTIEGVVNHTLDMFVDSNLLICGEVSMEISHNLLAQADDIGAVTKIYSHPHAIAQCRGWLENHLPSVPIYEVSSTGKAAELALEEPTAAAVASEAAAHIYGLKILKKRIEDHLHNFTRFLVIGKTSAGRSGGDKTSVLFSIKDRVGALHAMLEPFASHGINLTKIESRPSRTKVWEYVFFVDLEGHIDDKEVGEALDQLAEKCLFLKVLGSYPRSVTQ; encoded by the coding sequence ATGAGCGTTCTTTATCCCCACGGCCAGGAGTTAGCAGTGGATGCGATAGACAAACTACGCCGGAATATAGACGAAATCGATGCGGAGATTCTCAAGCTCCTTAACCAAAGGGCCGAGCTTGCCGTCGACATAGGGAAGGAGAAATCCAAGCGCCAGGTCCCCTACCATGTGCCCGAGCGGGAGCGAGAGATTTACGAGCGCCTGGAGCGCCTCAACGAGGGTCCATTTAACAACGAGTCCCTGAGGGCTGTCTTCCGGGAGATTTTCTCGGCAACCCTTTCGCTGGAGGAGCCCCTCACGGTGGCCTACCTCGGGCCACGGGCCACCTTCACGCACCAGGCCTGCCTAGAGCAGTTTGGGCTCTCGGCCCGATTTCTGCCCTTCCATAGCATCCAGGAGGTTTTCGAGGAGGTAGAGCGCGACCGCGTGCAGTACGGCGTCATTCCCATCGAGAACACCATCGAGGGGGTAGTCAACCATACCCTCGATATGTTCGTCGACTCGAACCTGTTAATCTGCGGCGAGGTCTCGATGGAAATCAGTCACAATCTCCTGGCCCAGGCCGATGACATAGGCGCGGTGACAAAGATATACTCCCACCCCCATGCAATCGCCCAGTGCAGGGGGTGGCTTGAGAACCATCTCCCCTCAGTGCCCATCTACGAGGTCTCCTCAACGGGCAAGGCGGCCGAGCTGGCCTTAGAAGAGCCCACGGCGGCGGCCGTTGCGAGCGAGGCGGCGGCCCACATTTACGGGCTCAAGATTCTTAAGAAGCGGATTGAGGACCACCTCCACAACTTCACCAGATTTCTCGTCATCGGCAAGACGTCTGCCGGGCGCTCGGGTGGCGACAAAACCTCCGTCCTTTTTTCCATCAAGGATCGAGTCGGGGCCCTTCACGCCATGCTCGAGCCATTCGCCAGCCATGGTATCAACCTCACGAAGATTGAGTCCCGTCCCTCCCGGACGAAGGTCTGGGAGTACGTTTTCTTTGTCGACCTGGAGGGCCACATCGACGATAAGGAGGTTGGCGAAGCCCTCGACCAGCTTGCCGAGAAGTGTTTGTTCCTCAAGGTCTTGGGCTCCTATCCCAGGAGTGTGACCCAATGA
- a CDS encoding 6-carboxytetrahydropterin synthase, with translation MYEVRVRGGFNAAHQVRYADGELESLHGHNWQVEVVMACQTLDEAGMGIDFVEAHRALEACLEELTYTNLNDNPALGGLNPTSENLARWIYGRLASVIERDGVTIARVDVGEQDRYVASYIPTP, from the coding sequence ATGTACGAAGTTCGCGTCCGCGGCGGCTTTAACGCCGCCCACCAGGTGCGCTATGCCGACGGTGAGTTGGAGTCGCTCCACGGCCACAACTGGCAGGTAGAGGTGGTGATGGCTTGCCAGACTCTCGATGAGGCCGGGATGGGTATCGATTTTGTCGAGGCCCACCGGGCCCTGGAGGCGTGCCTTGAGGAGCTTACCTACACGAATCTCAATGACAACCCGGCCCTGGGTGGACTCAATCCCACCAGCGAAAACCTGGCCCGGTGGATTTATGGCCGCTTGGCGTCGGTTATCGAACGCGACGGGGTGACCATCGCACGGGTCGATGTGGGCGAGCAGGATCGGTATGTGGCCAGCTACATTCCCACCCCTTAG
- a CDS encoding 30S ribosomal protein S1 has translation MELEDEASKDATASEREASSDVEAMTAEAPPTPEDRSMEELYEETFKHIQQGEILSGHIMQIERDAVLVDVGYKSEGYIRLDEFPNRGRDLKVGEEIDVFLERTEDIDGMIVLSKEKADRIRIWDDLAKAYDGGDPVKGRVLSRIKGGLTVDVGGLRGFLPGSQIDLRPVRNLEGLIGQEIEMKIIKLNRKRSNIVLSRRVLLEEVREEAKKRTMEVLEDGLQMEGVLKNITDYGAFIDLGGIDGLLHITDMAWGRISHPSELFAIGDTVEVVVLKFDPERERVSLGYKQLKPDPWDDVDTKYPVGDRVNGKVVSITDYGAFVELEQGVEGLVHVSEMSWNKRIRHASKVVSVGEIIEAVVLNVDREGRRISLGIKQTEPNPWETIEERYPVGELVEGRVRNLTDFGAFVSIEEGIDGLIHVSDLSWTQVKDPTEVLRKGQKVEVKVLSVDKDQERLSLGLKQLTPDPWETVTDRYNLGDYVEGRVVKVTNFGAFAELEEGIEGLVHVSELATSKVANPKDIVDERDTVRAKIIKIDLENRKIGLSVKGYIVETDSEGIIRAEPAKEPDVPEVEVAAVVEEPEVAVEATEVEEEVREPSAEDAKTDL, from the coding sequence ATGGAACTTGAGGACGAGGCTAGCAAAGACGCTACAGCCTCCGAGCGAGAAGCCTCCTCAGACGTAGAAGCGATGACCGCTGAGGCGCCGCCTACGCCTGAAGATCGCTCAATGGAAGAGCTCTACGAGGAGACCTTTAAGCACATCCAGCAAGGCGAGATTTTATCCGGCCACATCATGCAAATTGAGCGTGATGCCGTCTTGGTGGATGTAGGCTATAAGTCCGAAGGGTACATTCGGCTCGACGAGTTCCCCAACCGTGGCCGCGACCTCAAGGTGGGCGAAGAGATCGATGTCTTCTTGGAGAGGACCGAAGACATAGACGGGATGATCGTGCTCTCCAAGGAGAAGGCCGACCGAATTCGGATATGGGATGACCTGGCCAAGGCATACGATGGGGGAGACCCCGTTAAGGGCCGGGTCCTCTCGCGCATCAAGGGTGGGCTGACCGTCGATGTGGGAGGGTTGCGGGGCTTCCTGCCGGGCAGCCAGATTGATCTTAGGCCCGTACGGAATCTCGAGGGTCTCATAGGCCAGGAGATCGAGATGAAGATCATCAAGCTCAACCGCAAGCGGAGCAACATCGTGCTCTCGCGGCGGGTGCTCTTGGAGGAGGTGCGTGAGGAGGCCAAGAAGCGGACCATGGAGGTCCTGGAGGATGGCCTCCAGATGGAGGGCGTCCTCAAGAACATCACAGACTACGGCGCCTTCATCGACCTGGGGGGCATCGACGGCCTTCTCCATATCACCGATATGGCCTGGGGCCGTATCAGCCACCCCTCCGAGCTATTCGCAATCGGGGACACGGTCGAGGTGGTGGTGCTTAAGTTCGACCCGGAACGGGAGCGTGTCAGCCTTGGCTATAAGCAGCTTAAGCCTGACCCCTGGGATGACGTCGACACCAAGTACCCCGTGGGCGACCGGGTCAATGGCAAGGTGGTCTCCATCACCGATTACGGGGCCTTTGTGGAGCTGGAGCAGGGGGTCGAAGGGCTCGTCCACGTCAGCGAGATGAGCTGGAACAAACGCATCCGCCACGCCTCCAAGGTCGTATCGGTAGGGGAGATTATCGAAGCCGTAGTTCTCAACGTCGATAGGGAGGGGCGGCGCATATCCCTCGGCATCAAGCAGACCGAGCCCAATCCATGGGAGACCATCGAAGAGCGGTATCCGGTCGGCGAATTGGTCGAGGGGCGGGTGCGCAATCTGACCGATTTCGGGGCCTTCGTAAGCATCGAAGAAGGGATCGACGGGCTGATCCACGTCTCCGACCTTTCCTGGACGCAGGTCAAGGACCCCACCGAAGTGCTCCGGAAGGGCCAGAAGGTCGAGGTCAAAGTGCTCAGCGTCGATAAGGATCAAGAGCGACTCTCTCTCGGCCTGAAACAGCTTACCCCAGACCCCTGGGAGACCGTCACCGATCGCTATAATCTCGGGGACTACGTCGAAGGCCGGGTGGTCAAGGTGACCAACTTCGGGGCCTTCGCGGAGTTGGAGGAGGGTATCGAGGGTCTCGTCCACGTCTCGGAGCTGGCCACCTCCAAAGTAGCCAACCCCAAGGATATCGTCGATGAGAGAGACACCGTCCGCGCGAAGATTATCAAGATCGATCTCGAAAACCGGAAAATTGGGCTGAGCGTCAAGGGATATATCGTCGAAACAGACTCCGAGGGCATCATCAGGGCCGAGCCCGCTAAGGAGCCCGACGTCCCGGAGGTTGAGGTCGCGGCCGTGGTGGAAGAGCCGGAGGTCGCCGTCGAAGCAACTGAGGTTGAGGAGGAAGTCCGAGAGCCCTCCGCCGAGGACGCCAAGACCGATCTCTAA
- a CDS encoding histidinol-phosphate transaminase, which translates to MRNLVPAHIAALQPYQPGKPIEEVERELGIAEAVKLASNENPLGPSPKAMEAARSALLDVHRYPDGSAYYLRNALAERLGVSPDQVVVGNGSNDLLVLLTQALLTPGDEAVVGEQAFVVYRLAVEAMGGRAVAVPLVNFTHDLPAMARAVTERTRLLFVANPNNPTGTMVRAKEVETLISEMPEHVVVVMDEAYVEYIEGEDFPDCLAAVRAGRPVVVCRTFSKIYGLAGLRVGYAVAPEPLAAAINQVRPPFNVSRVAQAAALAALDDEAHVRASREANRAGMAYLTGGLEALGVDYLPSVANFLLVEVGDGRAAYEALLRRGVVVRPMGGYGLATYVRVTVGTADENTRFLKAVEAWRANRGGAE; encoded by the coding sequence ATGAGGAACTTGGTGCCGGCCCACATTGCCGCGCTCCAGCCCTACCAGCCGGGCAAGCCCATCGAAGAGGTCGAGCGGGAGCTGGGGATCGCCGAGGCGGTCAAGCTGGCCAGCAACGAAAACCCCCTCGGCCCCTCGCCCAAGGCAATGGAGGCGGCCCGGAGCGCTCTGCTCGACGTCCACCGCTACCCCGACGGGAGCGCGTACTATCTCCGTAACGCCTTGGCCGAGAGACTGGGCGTCTCGCCCGACCAGGTGGTGGTGGGCAACGGCTCCAACGACCTGCTTGTGCTTCTCACCCAGGCCCTGCTCACCCCTGGCGATGAGGCGGTCGTCGGGGAGCAGGCCTTCGTCGTCTACCGTCTCGCCGTCGAAGCCATGGGCGGCCGTGCCGTCGCCGTTCCTCTGGTCAACTTCACCCACGACCTCCCCGCGATGGCCCGGGCGGTGACGGAGCGCACGAGGCTCCTATTTGTGGCCAACCCCAACAACCCGACCGGGACCATGGTTCGAGCCAAGGAGGTCGAAACTCTTATCTCCGAGATGCCTGAGCACGTGGTGGTCGTCATGGACGAGGCTTACGTGGAGTATATCGAGGGGGAGGACTTTCCCGACTGCCTGGCCGCCGTCAGGGCAGGCAGGCCCGTGGTCGTCTGCCGGACCTTCTCGAAGATTTACGGCCTTGCGGGTCTGCGGGTGGGCTACGCCGTGGCGCCGGAGCCGCTGGCGGCGGCGATCAACCAGGTCCGGCCCCCGTTCAACGTAAGCCGGGTGGCCCAGGCAGCGGCACTGGCGGCCCTTGACGATGAGGCCCACGTTCGGGCCAGCCGTGAGGCAAATCGGGCCGGCATGGCCTATCTCACCGGGGGCCTCGAGGCCCTCGGGGTGGACTACCTGCCGAGCGTGGCGAACTTCCTCCTGGTGGAGGTAGGTGACGGACGGGCCGCTTACGAGGCTCTCCTTCGGAGGGGGGTAGTTGTGCGCCCCATGGGGGGCTATGGGCTTGCGACATACGTAAGGGTGACGGTGGGCACGGCCGATGAGAACACCCGCTTCCTGAAGGCCGTGGAAGCGTGGCGAGCCAACAGGGGCGGCGCAGAATAA
- a CDS encoding S49 family peptidase, whose amino-acid sequence MAKRPLLTVVTVLGGLFCALLLFGLLVWLARGEGFLPGGGRIARVDIKGPILDSDHTIELLKTYAKDDRIKAIIVRLDSPGGEVAPSQEIYGQIRTIRKAGKPVVASMGSIAASGAYYIACAAEKIYANPGTITGSIGVIAQFPNVQELAAKVGLKVATIKSGE is encoded by the coding sequence ATGGCCAAGCGGCCTCTCCTCACGGTGGTAACCGTATTGGGCGGGCTTTTCTGCGCCCTCCTCCTGTTCGGTCTTCTCGTATGGCTCGCCAGAGGAGAGGGCTTCCTCCCGGGTGGCGGCCGGATCGCCCGCGTAGACATTAAAGGTCCGATTCTCGACTCCGACCACACCATCGAGCTCCTAAAAACATACGCTAAGGACGACCGCATCAAGGCCATCATCGTGCGCCTCGACAGCCCAGGCGGCGAGGTGGCCCCGTCCCAGGAGATTTACGGCCAGATTCGAACCATCCGAAAAGCGGGCAAGCCGGTGGTCGCCTCCATGGGCAGCATCGCAGCCAGCGGGGCTTACTACATCGCCTGCGCGGCCGAAAAGATCTACGCCAACCCTGGGACTATTACCGGCTCAATCGGCGTGATAGCGCAATTTCCAAACGTTCAGGAGCTTGCGGCGAAGGTGGGGCTCAAGGTCGCGACCATCAAGAGCGGGGAGCA